A genomic stretch from Candidatus Palauibacter australiensis includes:
- a CDS encoding glycosyltransferase → MSDPRISVLVPAYDEAENMPELFAELAATFAKHDLAAEVVLVDDGSGDGTAEAAEAAAKRAGLGGGAVVLRHRANRGKTEAMLTAAAAARGELLVLFDADLQHSTEEIPRFAAKLDEGYDLVAGRKVGRYEKRFTSSIYNRLARAIFKVPVRDLNSMKAFRADVLTGLRLRHDWHRYFVVLAHARGYRLGELDIDLLPRRHGEPKFSGRRRILIGMLDMVSVWFQLVFGRKPLLFFGTSGLALIAAGCVTGLTALVLRFWFGLGYRPLLTLVVLLVVGGLLLFILGFLAETMAQLRDEIEDLKRGGSG, encoded by the coding sequence ATGAGCGATCCGAGAATCTCGGTGCTCGTCCCGGCGTACGACGAAGCCGAGAACATGCCCGAGCTGTTCGCGGAACTCGCGGCGACGTTCGCGAAGCACGATCTCGCGGCGGAAGTCGTCCTGGTCGACGATGGTTCGGGCGACGGGACGGCCGAAGCCGCCGAGGCGGCGGCCAAGCGGGCGGGGCTGGGCGGTGGGGCCGTCGTGCTGCGGCATCGGGCGAACCGGGGCAAGACGGAGGCGATGCTCACGGCCGCCGCGGCCGCGCGCGGCGAGCTTCTCGTCCTCTTCGACGCCGATCTGCAACACTCCACAGAGGAGATTCCGCGCTTCGCGGCGAAGCTGGACGAGGGGTACGACCTCGTCGCCGGCCGCAAGGTGGGGCGCTACGAGAAGCGCTTCACGTCGTCCATCTACAACCGGCTCGCGCGCGCGATCTTCAAGGTGCCCGTGCGCGATCTCAACTCGATGAAGGCCTTCCGGGCCGACGTCCTCACGGGCCTCCGGTTGCGGCACGACTGGCACCGCTATTTCGTCGTGCTCGCCCATGCCCGGGGATACCGGCTCGGCGAGCTGGACATCGACCTTCTCCCGCGGCGGCACGGCGAGCCCAAGTTCTCGGGGCGGCGGCGAATCCTGATCGGGATGCTGGACATGGTGTCGGTGTGGTTCCAGCTCGTGTTCGGGCGCAAGCCGCTGCTCTTCTTCGGTACGAGCGGCCTGGCTCTGATCGCGGCGGGCTGCGTCACGGGGCTGACGGCGCTGGTCCTGCGCTTCTGGTTCGGCCTCGGGTATCGTCCGCTCCTCACGCTCGTCGTTCTCCTCGTCGTGGGAGGCCTTCTCCTCTTCATCCTCGGCTTCCTCGCGGAGACGATGGCGCAACTGCGCGACGAGATCGAGGATCTGAAGCGCGGCGGGTCCGGTTGA